In one Halorubrum sp. CBA1229 genomic region, the following are encoded:
- a CDS encoding dihydrofolate reductase: protein MQLVSVAALAENRVIGNDGGVPWPDLPEDVRQYRARVAGSPVVLGRRTFESMRGNLPGRRQIVVSRSVDAVAEPTAVVADGVDAAIELARELVGDRPDAGAVDGVAGETSPAGTGPVDALPDDAPSDGAVYVLGGGTIYELFQPRVDRMVLSHVDGAYDGDTRFPAWNESEWRVADETEYEGFTLREWTRR, encoded by the coding sequence GTGCAACTCGTCAGCGTCGCCGCGCTCGCGGAGAACCGGGTGATCGGGAACGACGGCGGCGTGCCGTGGCCGGACCTCCCCGAAGACGTCCGCCAGTACCGCGCACGCGTCGCGGGCTCGCCCGTCGTCCTCGGTCGCCGGACGTTCGAGTCCATGCGGGGGAACCTCCCCGGCCGCCGGCAGATCGTCGTGAGCCGCAGCGTCGACGCGGTGGCCGAGCCGACCGCAGTCGTCGCCGACGGCGTCGACGCGGCGATCGAACTCGCGCGCGAGCTCGTCGGCGATCGACCCGACGCCGGCGCGGTCGACGGCGTCGCCGGCGAGACGTCGCCCGCCGGAACGGGACCGGTCGACGCTCTCCCCGACGACGCCCCCTCGGACGGCGCCGTCTACGTCCTCGGCGGCGGCACGATCTACGAGCTGTTCCAGCCGCGCGTCGACCGGATGGTCCTCAGCCACGTCGACGGCGCCTACGACGGCGACACCCGGTTCCCGGCGTGGAACGAGTCGGAGTGGCGCGTGGCCGACGAGACCGAGTACGAGGGGTTCACGCTCCGCGAGTGGACCCGCCGTTAG
- a CDS encoding ornithine cyclodeaminase family protein has product MQTLLLNADDVDENARMDRVIDAVRGAFTAYERGNAKMPAKSYIDLPEYNGDFRSMPAYLDVRTEDTAEETGWDAAGIKWVNVHTDNPADHDLPTVMGTMIYSDPETAFPLAVLDGTTLTMKRTGAAAAVATDHLAVPDATSLGIVGAGVQSYTQLEAIAAVRDIEEVVISDLDEERVADFIDAFDDRFDVRAGSISEAGHCDVLSTVTPVEDPVVGPDDVGEHTHVNAMGADAEGKHELTDDLLLDATVVIDDHEQCTHSGEINVPYAAGTLTDEDIYGEIGEIVVGTRPGRADVDAGGNAPGTGAEGVTGVTVFDSTGLAIQDVAAARVVYEQADDNDNGYPFDLLGLAE; this is encoded by the coding sequence ATGCAGACGCTGCTTTTGAACGCCGACGACGTCGACGAGAACGCCCGCATGGACCGCGTCATCGACGCGGTGCGCGGCGCGTTCACGGCCTACGAGCGCGGGAACGCGAAGATGCCGGCGAAGTCGTACATCGACCTCCCGGAGTACAACGGCGACTTCCGGTCGATGCCGGCCTACCTCGACGTCCGGACCGAGGACACCGCCGAGGAGACCGGGTGGGACGCCGCCGGGATCAAGTGGGTCAACGTCCACACCGACAACCCCGCCGACCACGACCTCCCGACCGTGATGGGGACGATGATCTACTCCGACCCGGAGACCGCGTTCCCGCTGGCGGTCCTTGACGGCACGACGCTCACGATGAAGCGCACGGGCGCGGCCGCCGCGGTCGCCACCGACCACCTCGCGGTCCCCGACGCGACCTCGCTCGGGATCGTCGGCGCCGGCGTCCAGTCGTACACCCAGCTGGAGGCGATCGCCGCGGTCCGCGACATCGAGGAGGTCGTGATCAGCGACTTGGACGAGGAGCGCGTCGCGGACTTCATCGACGCCTTCGACGACCGGTTCGACGTCCGGGCGGGTTCGATCAGCGAGGCGGGCCACTGCGACGTGCTCTCGACGGTGACGCCCGTCGAGGACCCCGTCGTCGGTCCCGACGACGTCGGCGAACACACCCACGTCAACGCGATGGGCGCCGACGCCGAGGGCAAACACGAGCTGACGGACGACCTCCTGCTGGACGCGACCGTCGTCATCGACGACCACGAGCAGTGCACCCACTCCGGCGAGATCAACGTCCCCTACGCGGCGGGGACGCTCACCGACGAGGACATCTACGGCGAGATCGGCGAGATCGTCGTCGGCACCCGCCCGGGCCGGGCCGACGTCGACGCCGGCGGCAACGCCCCCGGCACGGGCGCGGAGGGCGTCACCGGCGTCACCGTCTTCGACTCCACCGGGCTCGCGATTCAGGACGTCGCGGCCGCCCGCGTCGTCTACGAGCAGGCCGACGACAACGACAACGGCTACCCGTTCGACCTGCTCGGACTCGCTGAGTAG